One segment of Terriglobia bacterium DNA contains the following:
- the mreC gene encoding rod shape-determining protein MreC — MENFFSRYKNPLVLMLVLFIQVVGLATQVKRSESAKPSGGGGPRLIRVWTVSIITPFEKAFTGTGHFFRHAWSNYIDLHGARKESRELQEQLSRMKMEQMRLREEAGQAKRLQVLLEFKERYVGQTLAAQVIGTSGSEPSRVIYIDKGSKNSTGLRPDLPVITPDGVVGKIKEVFPFTSQVLLVSDHSSGAGVLLQDSRLQGVLKGTSQGQLVVDHVMSDEDIKAGERIVTSGGDGIYPKGVPVGVVISSGKDPETDPFLKIRVKPAANLDKLEEVLVITKMAEEAPSAAADSGPQRAADILSQRLPSAKKQDATDTGKIPASAATPVPSGARPDEKKSAAPAGEKKSVAPVSVPKGSEQKGSEQKAGEQKKKLAVSGQASASPTPSAKLGAETKKPATDQKKTQPSGAAAAGSPATGSPTTKKAKPPVAKPTPAAPAQTGAPAATPTETPASKKPEAEGQEQPPPGGEKPPQ, encoded by the coding sequence ATGGAAAATTTCTTCAGCCGGTATAAGAATCCGCTTGTCCTGATGTTGGTGCTGTTCATTCAGGTGGTCGGCCTGGCCACCCAGGTCAAGCGGTCGGAATCGGCCAAGCCCTCCGGTGGCGGCGGCCCGCGGCTGATCCGCGTGTGGACAGTGAGCATCATTACTCCTTTTGAAAAGGCCTTTACCGGCACCGGGCATTTTTTCCGTCATGCCTGGAGCAACTACATTGATCTGCATGGGGCGCGCAAAGAAAGCCGCGAATTGCAGGAGCAGCTTTCCCGCATGAAGATGGAGCAAATGCGGCTGCGGGAGGAAGCGGGGCAGGCCAAGCGGCTGCAAGTTCTCCTCGAATTCAAGGAGCGCTACGTCGGCCAGACGCTGGCCGCGCAGGTCATCGGCACCAGCGGCAGCGAACCGTCTCGCGTCATCTACATTGATAAAGGTTCCAAGAACTCAACCGGCCTCAGGCCTGATTTGCCGGTCATCACACCGGACGGCGTGGTCGGCAAGATCAAGGAAGTTTTTCCTTTCACGTCACAGGTGCTGCTGGTCAGCGATCACAGCAGCGGCGCCGGCGTGCTTCTGCAAGACTCCCGTCTGCAGGGAGTCTTGAAGGGAACTTCACAAGGACAGCTCGTGGTGGACCACGTGATGTCTGATGAAGACATCAAGGCCGGAGAGCGCATCGTCACCAGTGGCGGCGACGGTATTTATCCCAAAGGCGTTCCCGTGGGGGTGGTCATCAGTTCGGGGAAAGATCCGGAGACGGACCCGTTCCTCAAGATCCGCGTGAAACCGGCTGCCAACCTGGACAAGCTGGAAGAAGTGCTGGTAATCACCAAGATGGCGGAAGAAGCGCCGTCGGCGGCCGCGGACTCCGGGCCGCAGCGCGCCGCCGATATCCTCTCCCAGCGGCTGCCCAGCGCCAAGAAGCAGGATGCAACGGACACCGGCAAAATTCCGGCAAGCGCCGCAACGCCCGTGCCATCGGGCGCACGTCCAGACGAGAAAAAATCTGCCGCACCCGCAGGCGAAAAGAAATCCGTGGCTCCGGTGAGCGTGCCCAAGGGTTCAGAGCAGAAGGGTTCGGAGCAAAAGGCTGGGGAGCAAAAGAAGAAGCTGGCCGTTTCCGGACAAGCCAGCGCCAGCCCAACTCCGTCCGCGAAACTTGGCGCCGAGACGAAGAAGCCCGCTACTGACCAGAAGAAGACTCAGCCTTCGGGCGCCGCCGCGGCGGGAAGTCCGGCCACCGGAAGTCCAACGACCAAGAAGGCCAAGCCCCCGGTCGCCAAACCAACGCCCGCGGCTCCAGCCCAGACCGGCGCGCCTGCCGCTACTCCAACCGAAACGCCGGCCTCCAAGAAACCGGAAGCGGAAGGCCAAGAGCAGCCGCCTCCCGGTGGGGAGAAGCCGCCGCAATGA
- the mrdA gene encoding penicillin-binding protein 2, translating into MSGREEKIPNLKLTVIQYITLAVFLFLAYGLWSLQVRKSDDYVVRAENNRIRKIPILAPRGKLLDRDGQIIVDNYPSFSALLLRDQMRDLNADAQKIADGLHLPVEEVLDKVRRYQLARKPTSDPIIIKEDITPDELAFIESHKDDFPELETLMIHRRLYPRDGFMAHLIGYVGEVSEDMLNSPKFEVYQRGDTVGQSGVELEYNDLLMGKDGSRRVLVDSKGREVGRPKDSTIPAVPGQKLKLTIDIDLQKAAEQALEGKNGAIVAMDPRSGEILAMVSRPTFDPNDFAVRISRDEWNQLITDPAHPLLNKAIQAQAAPGSVFKIVVATAGMQEGIAQNLKVNCQGGAIFYGRYFNCWVKEEHRVHGAVDISKGIYQSCDVFFYTLAERLGIEKIAKWASAMGIGKKTGIDLPNEATGLMPSEEWKMKTFRQKWYAGEVISVGIGQGAVTVSPIQLARTIGGIAMGGVFYRPHVVNPGDLPKEFRNVAQSDVPEVVHVPIEPQSWITITNAMANVISPLGTANASHLQGVDFAGKTGSTQRVSHQYLEQHGLKTKGLKDELKGNGWFAGVTPRRNPEVVVVVYFEGGEHGPLAARVAAQVIKAFVDKQRRVRNNPMLFSDKADPGSVPIAGVWNYPDLGGDHPAEAGEAENHLQGGTFLVKMGRSKAFRPAQPQKPVAVGTAGAD; encoded by the coding sequence ATGTCCGGTCGCGAAGAAAAAATTCCGAACCTTAAACTGACGGTCATCCAGTACATCACGCTGGCAGTGTTTCTGTTCCTCGCCTATGGACTGTGGAGCCTGCAGGTGCGCAAGAGTGATGACTACGTGGTGCGCGCTGAGAACAATCGCATCCGGAAGATTCCGATCCTTGCGCCGCGCGGCAAGCTGCTGGACCGCGACGGGCAAATCATCGTTGACAACTATCCTTCCTTCTCCGCGCTGCTGCTGCGCGACCAGATGCGCGACTTGAACGCCGACGCGCAAAAAATCGCCGACGGCCTGCATCTTCCGGTGGAGGAAGTGCTGGACAAGGTCCGCCGCTACCAGCTGGCGCGCAAGCCTACGTCGGACCCCATCATCATTAAGGAAGACATCACTCCCGACGAACTGGCGTTCATCGAATCGCACAAAGACGATTTTCCCGAACTGGAAACGCTGATGATCCACCGGCGCCTGTATCCGCGGGACGGATTCATGGCGCACCTGATCGGCTACGTGGGTGAAGTGAGCGAAGACATGTTGAACTCGCCCAAGTTTGAGGTGTACCAGCGCGGCGACACGGTAGGCCAGTCCGGCGTGGAACTGGAATACAACGATCTGCTCATGGGCAAAGACGGTTCGCGCCGCGTGCTGGTGGACAGCAAAGGCCGCGAAGTTGGCCGCCCCAAGGATTCCACCATTCCCGCGGTGCCTGGTCAGAAGCTCAAACTCACCATTGATATTGATCTGCAGAAGGCGGCCGAACAGGCGCTGGAAGGGAAGAACGGCGCCATCGTGGCCATGGACCCGCGCAGCGGGGAAATCCTGGCCATGGTCAGCCGTCCCACTTTCGATCCCAACGATTTTGCCGTGCGTATCTCGCGCGACGAGTGGAACCAGTTGATCACCGATCCAGCGCACCCTCTGTTGAACAAAGCGATTCAAGCCCAAGCGGCTCCCGGCTCGGTGTTTAAGATCGTAGTGGCCACAGCGGGTATGCAGGAAGGCATTGCCCAGAACTTGAAGGTAAACTGCCAGGGCGGCGCAATATTCTACGGGCGATATTTCAATTGCTGGGTGAAAGAAGAGCATCGCGTCCACGGCGCAGTGGACATTTCCAAGGGAATTTATCAATCGTGCGACGTCTTCTTTTACACGCTGGCGGAACGGCTGGGGATTGAGAAGATCGCCAAATGGGCCAGTGCCATGGGGATTGGCAAAAAGACGGGAATTGATCTTCCCAACGAAGCCACCGGCCTCATGCCTTCCGAAGAATGGAAGATGAAGACCTTCCGGCAAAAGTGGTATGCCGGTGAAGTCATTTCCGTGGGGATCGGGCAGGGGGCCGTAACCGTGAGCCCCATTCAGCTTGCGCGCACCATCGGCGGGATTGCCATGGGCGGCGTCTTCTACCGGCCTCATGTGGTGAACCCCGGCGATCTGCCTAAGGAGTTCCGCAACGTTGCGCAATCTGACGTGCCGGAAGTTGTGCATGTTCCCATCGAGCCGCAGAGCTGGATCACCATCACCAACGCCATGGCCAACGTGATCAGTCCGCTCGGCACTGCCAATGCCTCTCACCTGCAAGGCGTGGATTTTGCCGGCAAGACGGGAAGCACGCAGAGGGTCAGCCACCAGTACCTGGAGCAGCACGGATTGAAGACCAAGGGCTTAAAAGACGAGCTGAAGGGCAATGGGTGGTTTGCCGGCGTCACGCCGCGGCGTAATCCGGAAGTAGTCGTCGTGGTGTATTTTGAAGGCGGCGAACACGGTCCGCTGGCGGCGCGCGTGGCCGCACAGGTGATCAAGGCCTTTGTGGACAAGCAGCGCCGCGTCCGCAACAATCCCATGCTGTTCAGTGACAAAGCTGATCCCGGATCGGTGCCCATTGCCGGAGTATGGAATTATCCCGACCTGGGCGGCGATCATCCTGCTGAGGCCGGCGAGGCCGAGAACCATTTGCAGGGGGGAACCTTCCTGGTAAAGATGGGCCGGTCCAAAGCTTTTCGTCCGGCGCAGCCGCAAAAGCCGGTCGCCGTGGGTACTGCGGGAGCCGACTGA
- the mreD gene encoding rod shape-determining protein MreD, whose translation MNIGVSLTSREEIEVHRFSWIVSLGVPALALLIQSYLPLKMGFLKIFDLPLLVAIFFAVARRRPVPGMITGALIGTVQDALAGQKIGLFGISKTIIGYLASSLGVKVDVDNPGSRFLMTLAFYVIHHIVYMVVNLGLVGASEPWQWGHTLLRALANALLSVVLFALLDKFKQRI comes from the coding sequence ATGAACATCGGCGTTTCCCTCACATCGCGCGAGGAAATCGAGGTCCATCGGTTTAGCTGGATCGTTTCGCTGGGGGTCCCCGCCCTGGCTTTGCTGATCCAGTCTTACCTGCCGTTGAAGATGGGGTTTCTGAAGATCTTTGATCTGCCCTTGCTGGTGGCCATATTTTTTGCCGTCGCCCGCCGCCGGCCGGTGCCGGGCATGATCACCGGAGCGCTGATTGGGACCGTCCAGGATGCTTTGGCCGGCCAGAAGATAGGCTTGTTCGGAATCTCCAAGACCATCATTGGCTATCTGGCCTCGTCTCTGGGGGTCAAAGTGGACGTGGACAACCCCGGCTCGCGCTTCCTGATGACCCTGGCCTTTTACGTGATTCACCACATTGTGTACATGGTGGTGAACCTGGGGCTGGTGGGCGCCAGCGAACCCTGGCAATGGGGCCATACGCTGCTTCGCGCCCTGGCCAACGCCCTGCTGTCGGTGGTGCTGTTCGCTTTGCTGGATAAGTTCAAGCAAAGGATATAA
- a CDS encoding rod shape-determining protein: MFSSDLAIDLGTANTLVYAKGKGIVVNEPSIVAINKNTGEVEAVGKEAKEMLGRTPGNIVAIKPMKDGVIADFKVTEKMLNYFIQKAHNRKMLVHPRIVIGVPSEITQVEKRAVMDSAYRAKASEVHLVEQAMVAAIGAGLPITEPSGNMVVDIGGGTTDIAVISLSGIVYSRSVRMAGNQMDEAIMNYLKRKYNLLIGERTAENIKLEIGSAYPLDKPLTMEIKGRNLIEGVPKTITIDDSEIREALSECISTVMNAIRVALERTPPELSADISDRGIVLTGGGALLKNLDKRIREETGLPVSIADDPLASVVLGTGKMLSDFKLLRKISIE, from the coding sequence ATGTTCTCCAGCGACCTGGCGATTGATCTGGGGACAGCCAACACGCTGGTGTATGCCAAGGGCAAAGGCATTGTGGTGAACGAGCCATCCATTGTGGCCATCAACAAGAACACCGGTGAAGTGGAAGCCGTGGGCAAAGAAGCCAAAGAGATGCTGGGCCGCACGCCGGGAAACATCGTGGCCATCAAACCGATGAAAGACGGCGTGATCGCCGACTTCAAAGTCACCGAAAAGATGCTGAACTATTTCATCCAGAAGGCGCACAACCGCAAGATGCTGGTGCACCCGCGCATCGTGATCGGCGTGCCCTCGGAAATCACGCAGGTGGAAAAGCGCGCGGTCATGGATTCGGCCTATCGCGCCAAGGCCAGTGAAGTCCATCTGGTGGAGCAGGCCATGGTGGCGGCCATCGGCGCCGGGCTACCCATCACCGAACCCAGCGGCAACATGGTGGTGGACATCGGCGGCGGCACCACGGACATCGCCGTGATCTCGCTCAGCGGCATTGTGTATTCGCGCTCCGTGCGCATGGCCGGTAATCAGATGGATGAAGCCATCATGAATTACCTGAAGCGCAAATACAATTTGCTGATCGGCGAACGCACCGCGGAAAATATCAAGCTGGAGATTGGCTCGGCGTATCCCCTGGACAAACCGCTCACCATGGAGATCAAGGGCCGCAACCTGATTGAAGGCGTGCCCAAAACCATCACCATTGATGACAGCGAAATTCGCGAGGCCTTGAGCGAGTGCATCAGCACCGTGATGAACGCCATCCGCGTCGCTCTGGAGCGCACACCGCCCGAGTTGAGCGCCGACATCAGCGACCGCGGAATCGTGCTCACCGGCGGCGGTGCTCTGCTCAAGAACCTGGACAAGCGTATCCGCGAAGAAACCGGATTGCCGGTTTCCATCGCCGATGATCCCCTGGCCAGCGTGGTGCTGGGCACGGGCAAGATGCTCAGCGACTTTAAACTCTTGCGCAAGATCTCAATCGAATAA
- the rodA gene encoding rod shape-determining protein RodA, producing MRRMISYRDFDWVLLFFVLLICALGVLEIYSTTAGTKFAGAHVRQIYWIMGGLFLMFMVSLVNYQILLENAHWFYIASVMALLAVALFGKKYLGARRWIQLPGGQHFQPSEWVKLVLIIALAKYFSEENDRSATLGDVVKAGLIAAVPMLLVLRQPDMGTALTYIPIAIMGLFLGGMQIRHGVILLLVAGVLAPAVWMKGLKPYQKERLTNFMHPDADPKNRGYQLEQSKIAVGSGGIWGKGVRKGTQTQGSFIPEPHTDFIFAAWAEEHGFVGAMGLLLLYFMVLMRLIHNAQTAPDRAGGFVVMGVVAILLFHVLVNAGMVVGFMPVTGIPLPLMSYGGSSVLFMFLSLGIVMNIRMRRFVN from the coding sequence ATGCGGCGCATGATCTCCTACCGGGACTTTGATTGGGTCCTGCTGTTTTTTGTTCTGCTGATCTGTGCGCTGGGCGTGCTGGAAATCTACAGCACCACGGCCGGGACCAAGTTTGCCGGGGCCCACGTCCGGCAAATCTACTGGATCATGGGCGGCTTGTTCCTGATGTTCATGGTCAGCCTGGTGAACTACCAAATCCTGCTGGAAAACGCGCATTGGTTCTACATTGCATCGGTCATGGCTTTGCTGGCTGTGGCCCTCTTCGGCAAAAAGTACTTGGGTGCGCGACGCTGGATCCAGCTTCCCGGGGGCCAGCATTTTCAGCCTTCGGAGTGGGTCAAGCTGGTGCTGATCATCGCTCTGGCCAAGTATTTCAGCGAGGAAAATGACCGCTCGGCCACGCTGGGCGACGTGGTGAAAGCCGGATTGATTGCGGCCGTCCCCATGCTGCTGGTGCTGCGGCAGCCGGACATGGGCACGGCGCTTACCTACATCCCGATCGCGATCATGGGGCTGTTCCTTGGCGGCATGCAGATACGCCATGGTGTGATCCTGTTGCTGGTGGCCGGCGTGCTGGCGCCCGCCGTGTGGATGAAGGGGTTGAAGCCGTACCAGAAAGAGAGGCTCACCAACTTCATGCACCCTGACGCCGATCCTAAAAACCGCGGATACCAGTTGGAGCAATCCAAGATCGCGGTAGGTTCCGGGGGCATTTGGGGGAAAGGTGTGCGCAAAGGCACCCAGACCCAGGGATCGTTCATCCCGGAACCGCATACTGACTTTATCTTTGCCGCGTGGGCGGAGGAGCATGGGTTTGTCGGCGCTATGGGGTTGCTGCTGCTATACTTTATGGTGCTGATGCGTTTGATCCACAACGCCCAGACCGCGCCTGATCGCGCGGGAGGTTTTGTGGTGATGGGCGTGGTGGCAATCTTGCTATTCCACGTCCTGGTCAATGCCGGCATGGTGGTTGGGTTTATGCCCGTCACCGGAATTCCTTTGCCTTTGATGAGCTACGGAGGCTCGTCCGTGCTGTTCATGTTCCTCTCTTTGGGGATTGTGATGAACATCCGGATGCGCCGTTTCGTGAACTAG
- a CDS encoding nucleotide sugar dehydrogenase: MSPQPGRLSPHAELFRARITARTAKVGIVGLGYVGLPLALLFSEQRFAITGFDIDPEKVQALNSGRSYIYRIQPAEIAAARTQGFSATNDYSRARDMDAIIICVPTPLNEYREPDLSAIEATARSLAPHRRAGQLVVLESTTYPGTTEEVLAPILEAGNSLGLKAARSDKDDDDPAKTFFIAFSPEREDPGNDTVARKDIPKVVGGMSPAASAMAGALYNAIFNRVVPVSSPAAAEMTKLLENIYRCVNIALVNELKLLCLRMGIDIWEVIAAASTKPFGFHPFYPGPGLGGHCIPVDPFYLSWKAKEFDFHTRFIELAGEINTAMPYHVVNSVASALNKKKKALNGAKVLVLGVAYKRDIDDLRESPSLTIIEELQGRGAEVAYNDPYFPRVGRGRKYNLQMTCAPLDNLQQYDCVLIVTDHSDYDYQKIVNESQLVVDTRNATKGIKSEKVVHC, from the coding sequence ATGTCTCCTCAACCCGGCCGCCTGTCTCCGCACGCCGAGCTCTTCCGCGCGCGCATCACAGCGCGCACCGCAAAAGTTGGGATCGTCGGCTTGGGCTACGTCGGCCTGCCCTTGGCGCTGCTGTTCAGCGAACAGCGCTTCGCCATCACCGGCTTTGATATTGACCCGGAAAAAGTCCAGGCGTTGAACAGCGGCCGGTCTTACATCTACCGCATTCAGCCAGCGGAGATCGCAGCGGCGCGCACGCAAGGCTTTTCCGCCACCAACGACTACTCGCGCGCCCGGGATATGGACGCGATCATTATCTGCGTCCCCACGCCGCTGAATGAGTATCGCGAACCGGACTTGAGCGCGATTGAAGCCACCGCGCGCTCGCTGGCGCCGCACCGGCGCGCCGGACAGTTGGTCGTCCTGGAAAGCACCACGTATCCCGGCACCACGGAAGAAGTGCTGGCGCCGATTCTGGAAGCAGGCAACTCCCTGGGGCTCAAAGCCGCGCGCAGCGATAAGGATGATGACGATCCTGCCAAGACTTTCTTCATCGCCTTCTCTCCCGAGCGCGAAGATCCCGGCAATGACACCGTTGCGCGCAAGGACATTCCCAAAGTCGTGGGCGGCATGAGCCCGGCGGCGTCCGCGATGGCCGGCGCTCTGTACAACGCCATCTTCAACCGCGTGGTGCCGGTTTCGAGTCCGGCCGCGGCCGAGATGACCAAGCTGCTGGAAAATATCTATCGCTGCGTGAACATCGCGCTGGTGAATGAATTGAAACTGCTTTGCCTGCGCATGGGCATTGATATCTGGGAAGTGATTGCCGCAGCTTCCACCAAGCCGTTCGGGTTCCATCCGTTTTATCCCGGACCAGGACTGGGCGGACACTGCATTCCGGTTGATCCCTTTTATCTTTCCTGGAAAGCCAAAGAGTTTGACTTCCACACTCGCTTCATCGAGCTCGCCGGGGAAATCAATACCGCCATGCCTTATCACGTGGTCAACTCCGTGGCGTCAGCGCTCAACAAGAAGAAGAAAGCGCTGAACGGGGCCAAAGTGCTGGTGCTGGGAGTGGCCTACAAGCGCGATATTGATGATCTCCGCGAGTCGCCGTCGCTGACCATTATTGAAGAACTGCAGGGACGGGGAGCGGAAGTTGCTTACAACGATCCTTACTTTCCTCGCGTGGGCCGCGGACGCAAATACAACTTGCAGATGACCTGCGCGCCGCTCGACAACCTGCAGCAATACGACTGCGTGCTGATTGTGACCGACCACTCCGATTACGATTACCAGAAGATCGTCAACGAATCGCAACTGGTGGTGGACACGCGCAACGCAACCAAGGGGATCAAGTCAGAGAAGGTCGTCCACTGCTGA
- a CDS encoding serine/threonine protein kinase has product MIGNQIANFRIVEKLGAGGMGVVYKGVDIQLDRPVAIKVLSTEFVGNPELMQRFQAEAKAQANLNHTNLATLYAFLIVEGNAFMVMEFVDGENFDQIIHRAGPMQAKDAVPWFKQALLGIGAAHRVGIVHRDIKPSNLMLNRQGIVKVMDFGIAKALGTRGMTKTGMQLGTLNYMSPEQIQNRGVDVRSDIYALGITLYEMLSGHTPFEGDSDFQIMHDHVTATPPPLHRYYPYAPREYEPVLAKALAKNPDDRFQTVEEMGAGLEHPENVIVPPPLAAPPMVRGTVMDSTGSRVSSSAVTMPLNPTAPPGPAPAAGAGMTVLAGTGYAMPAAGTRQPAPVAGTGQAVPAGGAGQTVPASPSAMTVPMGVTSIPQGVATIPPAPPAAAGTSRRTILMLAISLVGLLAVAVMAVVLWPNKTAKGGGGSVPPPPRQEQQAGGASATSSPEEIVMATGGEKSSGPAVGADDSASATPAATPHKLVPPPGPSSGEQTAQRTPPPTPPPTPRVQAQAQPSQDQLQRYQQEQLRQQQNAQGKNFLVKHRHIVGAQTYYCAGWMNVKPDGTVSYVCAASNDPSGRCERVTFPAGTFKQVKLVGGGMLHLSTSGMGNWDFFDYNVAGSAVGAYQSIQGSSK; this is encoded by the coding sequence ATGATCGGTAACCAGATTGCGAACTTCCGCATCGTCGAAAAGCTCGGCGCGGGCGGTATGGGCGTGGTTTACAAGGGAGTGGATATCCAACTCGACCGCCCTGTCGCCATCAAAGTCCTGAGCACGGAGTTTGTAGGGAATCCCGAACTGATGCAGCGCTTCCAGGCGGAAGCCAAGGCCCAGGCCAATCTAAACCACACCAATCTGGCCACGCTGTACGCCTTCCTCATCGTGGAGGGCAACGCCTTCATGGTCATGGAATTCGTGGACGGCGAAAACTTTGACCAGATCATTCACCGCGCCGGCCCCATGCAAGCCAAAGACGCGGTGCCCTGGTTCAAGCAGGCGCTGCTGGGCATCGGCGCGGCGCATCGCGTGGGCATCGTCCATCGCGATATCAAGCCCAGCAATCTCATGCTGAACCGGCAGGGAATCGTCAAAGTCATGGACTTCGGCATTGCCAAAGCTTTGGGCACGCGGGGAATGACCAAGACCGGAATGCAGTTGGGGACCCTGAACTACATGTCGCCGGAACAAATACAGAACCGCGGCGTGGACGTGCGCTCTGACATCTACGCTCTGGGCATCACGCTGTACGAGATGCTCAGCGGCCATACGCCGTTTGAAGGCGACAGCGATTTCCAGATCATGCATGACCACGTGACGGCCACCCCGCCGCCGCTGCATCGCTACTACCCGTACGCGCCGCGGGAATACGAGCCGGTGCTGGCCAAGGCGCTGGCCAAAAATCCTGACGACCGTTTTCAAACCGTGGAAGAGATGGGAGCCGGTCTGGAACATCCGGAGAACGTCATTGTTCCTCCGCCGCTGGCGGCCCCGCCCATGGTCCGCGGCACCGTGATGGACTCTACAGGTTCCAGGGTCAGTTCTTCCGCCGTCACCATGCCGCTGAACCCGACAGCGCCGCCCGGGCCGGCGCCGGCAGCAGGCGCGGGAATGACGGTTCTGGCGGGAACCGGATACGCCATGCCGGCAGCAGGAACGCGACAGCCAGCGCCGGTCGCGGGAACCGGACAAGCAGTGCCAGCCGGGGGAGCGGGACAAACTGTGCCGGCATCGCCCTCCGCGATGACCGTGCCCATGGGCGTGACGTCCATTCCGCAAGGCGTGGCGACGATTCCGCCTGCGCCGCCGGCCGCTGCGGGTACCTCGCGCCGCACCATACTAATGCTTGCTATCTCGCTGGTCGGATTATTGGCGGTGGCCGTGATGGCGGTGGTTTTGTGGCCCAACAAAACAGCGAAGGGTGGGGGCGGATCCGTGCCTCCGCCTCCCCGGCAAGAACAGCAGGCGGGAGGGGCTTCCGCCACTTCGTCGCCGGAGGAAATTGTGATGGCCACCGGAGGCGAGAAATCATCAGGTCCGGCGGTCGGCGCCGATGACTCTGCCAGCGCAACTCCGGCCGCGACTCCTCACAAACTGGTCCCGCCGCCTGGCCCTTCGTCCGGCGAGCAGACCGCCCAGCGGACTCCGCCGCCCACGCCGCCTCCCACGCCCCGGGTGCAGGCGCAAGCTCAGCCGAGTCAGGACCAGTTGCAGCGTTACCAGCAGGAACAATTGCGGCAACAGCAGAACGCCCAGGGAAAGAACTTCCTGGTGAAACATCGCCACATCGTCGGCGCGCAGACGTACTACTGCGCGGGCTGGATGAATGTCAAGCCGGATGGCACGGTGTCTTACGTTTGCGCCGCCAGCAATGACCCCTCGGGCCGCTGTGAGCGCGTCACGTTCCCGGCCGGAACTTTCAAACAAGTCAAGCTCGTCGGCGGAGGAATGCTTCACCTCTCCACCAGCGGCATGGGCAACTGGGATTTCTTTGATTACAACGTGGCGGGAAGCGCCGTGGGCGCGTACCAATCCATACAGGGTTCATCGAAGTGA